One Hemitrygon akajei unplaced genomic scaffold, sHemAka1.3 Scf000170, whole genome shotgun sequence genomic window carries:
- the LOC140724177 gene encoding uncharacterized protein, whose translation MGDSTGVVPYSRRKCERMYLPNVAELHYGNGFTQSSQLYEQQRVHIEKRPFTCSDCGKRFTHSSTLHRHQRVHTGERPFTCSDCGKRFTHSSTLHRHQRVHTGEKPFTCSECGKGFVRSSELKVHQRVHTGERPFTCSDCGKGFTHSSSLHRHQRVHTGEKPFTCSECGKRFAQSAQLKEHQRIHTGEKPFTCSECGKGFTQSAQLKLHQRVHTGEKPFTCSECGKGFIRSSQLLRHQQIHTEEKPFTCSECGKGFIRSSQLLRHQQIHTGEKPFICSECGKGFTHWSSLHSHQRVHTGEKPFTCSECGKGFTQSAQLKLHQRVHTGEKPFTCSECGKGFAQSDQLKLHQRVHSGEKPFTCSECGKGFIRSSQLLRHQQIHTGEKPFICSECEKGFTDSVHLKEHQFVHTVERPFTCSDCGKGFTRRFSLLTHLLDHSEEKPFTCYECGKGFTQSSQLKLHQ comes from the exons atgggCGATAGTACCGGTGTTGTTCCGTACAGTCGAAGGAAGTGCGAGCGGATGTATCTCCCAAACGTTGCCGAGCTCCACTAT GGGAACGggttcactcaatcatctcaactGTATGAACAGCAGCGAGTTCACATTGagaagaggccgttcacctgctcagactgtgggaagagattcactcactcgtccacactacatagacaccagcgagttcacactggggagaggccattcacctgctcagactgtgggaagagattcactcactcgtccacactacatagacaccagcgagttcacactggggagaagccgttcacctgctctgaatgtgggaaaggatttgttcggtcatctgaactgaaggtacatcagcgagttcacactggggagaggccattcacctgctctgactgtgggaagggattcactcactcgtccagcctacacagacaccagcgagttcacactggggagaagccgttcacatgctctgaatgtgggaaacgattcgcccagtcagctcaactgaaggagcatcagcgaatccacactggagagaagccgttcacttgctctgaatgtgggaaaggattcacccagtcagctcaactgaagttacatcagagagtccacaccggggagaagccgttcacttgctcagaatgtggaaaaggattcattcgttcatctcaactcctgagacaccagcaaattcacactgaggagaaaccattcacttgctcagaatgtgggaaaggattcattcgttcatctcaactcctgagacaccagcaaattcacactggggagaaaccattcatctgctcagaatgtgggaagggattcactcactggTCCAGCCTACACAGCCACCAGCGAgtacacactggggagaagccgttcacatgctctgaatgtgggaaaggattcacccagtcagctcaactgaagttacatcagagagtccacaccggggagaagccgttcacatgctctgaatgtgggaagggatttgctcaGTCAGatcaactgaagttacatcagagagtccactccggggagaagccattcacttgctcagaatgtgggaaaggattcattcgttcatctcaactcctgagacaccagcaaattcacactggggagaaaccattcatctgctcagaatgtgagaagggattcactgattcagttcatctgaaagaacatcagtttgttcacactgtggagaggccgttcacctgctcagactgtgggaaaggattcactcggcgtTTTAGTCTATTAACGCACCTGTTAGATCACAGTGAGGAGAAACCATTCACATGCtatgaatgtgggaaaggattcacccagtcatctcaactgaagttacatcagtga